The proteins below are encoded in one region of Enhydrobacter sp.:
- a CDS encoding universal stress protein: MTFKTIVVHCNGDKAIQQRLAVATDLATRFDSYLVGLHVRPPFQPPVYFDGSFVMDDLYKIHEDTQAAEQKAALTAFAAATEGRNIAVEREIVDGLVDREVTKRARCADLTVLGQTGSDMPAATLPDLPEVVALAAGRPVLVVPYIPVRRPIGRNVILCWNASRESARAAADALPFLKDADKVTVLSFRADGEDMGAHAAVKWLGRHGVKAAAVEESLGSVDVGDLVLSRASDLGADMIVMGVYGHTRVREMVLGGVSRTLLRSMTVPVFMAH; the protein is encoded by the coding sequence ATGACCTTCAAGACAATCGTGGTCCATTGCAACGGCGACAAGGCGATCCAGCAGCGTTTGGCTGTCGCGACGGACCTCGCAACCAGGTTCGACAGCTATCTCGTCGGCCTGCACGTCCGGCCGCCTTTCCAGCCACCTGTGTACTTCGACGGCAGCTTCGTGATGGACGACCTCTACAAGATTCACGAGGACACCCAAGCCGCCGAGCAGAAGGCGGCTCTGACCGCGTTCGCGGCGGCGACCGAAGGCCGCAACATCGCCGTCGAGCGCGAAATCGTGGACGGACTGGTCGACAGGGAGGTGACGAAGCGCGCCCGGTGCGCGGATCTCACGGTCCTCGGCCAGACCGGCAGCGACATGCCGGCTGCGACGCTTCCCGATTTACCGGAGGTGGTGGCCTTGGCGGCAGGCCGGCCGGTGCTGGTCGTTCCCTACATCCCGGTCCGCCGGCCGATCGGCCGGAACGTCATCTTGTGCTGGAACGCGAGTCGTGAGTCGGCGCGCGCCGCAGCAGACGCCCTGCCGTTCCTGAAGGACGCCGACAAGGTTACCGTGCTCAGCTTTCGCGCGGACGGCGAGGACATGGGCGCGCATGCGGCCGTGAAATGGTTGGGCAGGCACGGTGTCAAGGCCGCGGCGGTCGAGGAGTCCCTGGGCTCTGTCGACGTAGGGGATCTGGTGCTTTCGCGCGCCTCGGATCTCGGCGCGGACATGATCGTGATGGGTGTCTATGGCCATACACGGGTACGCGAGATGGTGCTGGGCGGCGTGAGCCGCACGCTGCTGCGAAGCATGACGGTGCCCGTCTTCATGGCGCACTAG
- a CDS encoding ATP-dependent metallopeptidase FtsH/Yme1/Tma family protein encodes MEKEHQINFWYVAAALIGVVLIQSYWVQLLTVGHIPYSEFRSLVESGKVTEVVVGDRSIYGKFADPADRTTEFATNKVDGELADYLSKYKVRYSGESDATWLTTLLSWVIPTLVFVGIWMFAIRRMAGGTRVLIPHEREVIAFHETGHALVAMALPGVDPVQKVSIIPRGIGALGYTIQRPVEDRFLMDRTELERKLAVLLGGRAAETIAFAAVSIGAADDLQKATDIARNMATRFGMVAELGQVSYDAEPARFLTPIPGMPAPSRWYSEVTTARIDAAVREIVDAAFFRARTILTANRALLEEMARTLIDNETLSDGVLATFAKRVDKATLPATAAA; translated from the coding sequence ATGGAGAAGGAGCATCAGATCAACTTCTGGTACGTCGCCGCGGCGTTGATCGGCGTGGTGCTGATCCAGAGCTACTGGGTGCAGCTTCTGACGGTCGGACACATCCCCTACAGCGAGTTCCGGTCGCTGGTGGAGAGCGGAAAGGTGACCGAGGTCGTGGTCGGCGACAGGAGCATTTACGGCAAGTTCGCCGATCCTGCCGATCGGACGACCGAGTTCGCCACCAACAAGGTGGATGGCGAGCTGGCCGACTATCTCTCGAAGTACAAGGTCCGCTACAGCGGCGAATCCGACGCGACATGGCTCACGACGCTGTTGTCGTGGGTGATCCCTACGCTGGTCTTTGTCGGAATCTGGATGTTCGCCATTCGCCGCATGGCCGGCGGGACCCGCGTCCTGATCCCGCACGAACGCGAGGTCATCGCCTTCCATGAGACCGGCCATGCGCTGGTGGCGATGGCGCTGCCGGGGGTGGATCCGGTCCAGAAGGTGTCGATCATCCCGCGCGGCATCGGGGCGCTGGGCTATACGATCCAGCGGCCGGTCGAGGACCGATTCCTGATGGACCGCACCGAGCTCGAGCGGAAGCTGGCCGTGCTCCTGGGCGGCCGCGCCGCGGAGACGATCGCCTTTGCCGCGGTATCCATCGGCGCCGCCGACGATCTGCAGAAGGCAACCGACATTGCTCGCAACATGGCAACCCGGTTCGGTATGGTGGCGGAGCTGGGACAGGTGTCTTACGATGCCGAGCCTGCCCGATTCCTGACGCCAATCCCAGGCATGCCGGCTCCGTCACGCTGGTACAGTGAAGTCACGACCGCCCGGATCGACGCTGCGGTCAGGGAGATCGTGGACGCAGCCTTCTTCAGAGCGCGCACCATCCTGACGGCAAACCGTGCTCTCCTGGAGGAAATGGCGCGTACGCTCATCGACAACGAAACATTGTCGGACGGCGTGCTGGCCACTTTCGCCAAAAGAGTCGACAAAGCGACGCTACCAGCGACCGCTGCAGCCTAA
- a CDS encoding DUF3775 domain-containing protein: MRKIADPAVIPGPPLTISPEKACFVIVKAREFDAKGPASETDPGSNPADDNEVEVLEEHADDPVQEELTSFIDALSEDEQIDLVALAWLGRDGANASDWPEARKEARLAHNERTASYLLGMPMVGDFIEEGLSMLGHSCEDYEIGRL, translated from the coding sequence ATGCGCAAAATAGCGGACCCCGCCGTCATTCCTGGCCCGCCACTGACGATCTCACCGGAAAAGGCTTGTTTCGTGATCGTCAAAGCGAGGGAGTTCGACGCCAAGGGTCCGGCGAGCGAGACCGATCCGGGGTCGAATCCAGCCGACGACAACGAAGTGGAAGTGCTCGAGGAGCACGCCGACGATCCCGTCCAGGAAGAGCTGACATCGTTCATCGACGCCTTGTCGGAGGACGAGCAGATCGATCTTGTCGCTCTTGCGTGGCTCGGCCGGGATGGTGCCAACGCCTCTGACTGGCCGGAAGCCCGCAAGGAAGCGAGACTTGCCCACAACGAACGTACCGCCAGTTATCTTCTCGGTATGCCGATGGTCGGTGACTTCATCGAGGAAGGGCTGTCGATGCTCGGGCACTCCTGCGAGGACTACGAGATCGGGCGCTTGTGA
- the prs gene encoding ribose-phosphate diphosphokinase, with translation MNSRPMTFFALQGSRPFAERVAERLGVPIAPHEERRFEDGEHKARPLQSVRGHDAFVLHSLYGDEDESANDKLCRLLFFCGALRDAGAAGVTAVTPYLCYARKDRRTKPNDPVITRYVAALFEAVGIDRVIAVEVHNMAAFENAFRCPTIHIECAPLLAAHFAPLLRGEDVVAVSPDAGGAKREERFRQELQLLIGKGVGSAFMEKSRSGGVVSGDLLSGNVRGKAAVIVDDLISTGGTLVRAAKACRAAGATKVLTAAAHGLFIGGSPELVTERVLDGIAVTNTVPLFRLPAAAARRVEVIDASDAVAAAISSCRDAI, from the coding sequence ATGAACAGCCGTCCGATGACTTTCTTCGCGCTGCAGGGCAGTCGGCCGTTTGCAGAGCGTGTCGCCGAACGACTTGGCGTGCCGATCGCTCCACACGAAGAGCGTCGCTTCGAGGATGGCGAACACAAGGCGCGACCGCTCCAGAGCGTACGTGGTCATGATGCCTTTGTGCTGCATTCTCTCTACGGCGACGAAGACGAGAGCGCGAACGACAAGCTTTGCCGGCTGCTGTTCTTCTGTGGCGCCCTCAGGGACGCAGGGGCCGCCGGCGTCACTGCCGTGACGCCCTACCTCTGCTACGCGCGGAAGGACCGAAGAACAAAGCCCAACGACCCCGTCATCACCCGCTACGTCGCCGCCTTGTTCGAGGCGGTCGGCATCGATCGTGTCATTGCGGTCGAAGTTCACAACATGGCGGCGTTCGAGAATGCGTTCCGGTGTCCGACGATCCACATCGAGTGTGCGCCGCTGCTGGCGGCGCATTTCGCCCCATTGTTGCGTGGCGAGGACGTCGTTGCCGTTTCCCCCGATGCCGGCGGCGCCAAGCGCGAGGAAAGATTCCGTCAGGAGCTTCAGCTCCTGATCGGGAAAGGGGTGGGCTCGGCGTTCATGGAAAAGAGCCGCAGCGGCGGCGTGGTCTCGGGTGACCTGCTGTCCGGTAACGTACGTGGCAAGGCCGCCGTTATTGTCGACGACCTCATCAGTACCGGCGGGACCCTCGTCCGGGCGGCGAAGGCATGTCGTGCCGCAGGCGCGACGAAGGTACTCACGGCGGCGGCGCACGGCCTGTTCATAGGGGGCTCCCCCGAGCTCGTCACGGAGCGGGTGCTGGACGGCATTGCCGTCACCAATACGGTTCCCCTCTTTCGGCTCCCTGCCGCGGCAGCAAGGAGGGTCGAGGTCATCGATGCCAGCGACGCGGTGGCCGCAGCCATTTCATCCTGCCGTGACGCAATCTGA
- a CDS encoding nicotinate phosphoribosyltransferase has product MLDHGLLLTDLYQLSMLEAYSAHGMTETAVFEFFVRKLPPTRGFLLAAGLEQLVLFLEDLRYSAEEIDWLRASGLFSSGFVDSLAELRFTGDLDAMPEGTVFFPDEPVLRVTAPLPEAQLVETRLINLIHFQTVIASAAARMVLAAPGKQLIDFGFRRAHGAEAGTLAARASFLAGFAGTATMAANRDFGIPVFGTMAHSFVQAHDDEATAFERFARVRPKALTLLIDTYDTERGARIVAALAPRLSAEGIAIAAVRLDSGDLAAHARAVRAILDAAGLQDVRIFASGGLDDQTLLSLCRDGAPIDGFGVGTSLTTSSDAPALDCAYKLQEYASRARRKRSEGKATWPGRKQVHRRYDRDGTIADDIVALPDESVEGEALLHPVMRNGRRITELPALAKARSRAAASLARLPPALRRLEPGRVPVRISAGIRGLAEELDRQRRDI; this is encoded by the coding sequence ATGCTTGACCACGGCCTTCTGCTGACCGACCTCTACCAGCTTTCCATGCTCGAAGCCTATTCGGCCCACGGCATGACCGAAACTGCGGTGTTCGAGTTCTTTGTCCGCAAGCTGCCGCCGACACGCGGGTTCCTTCTGGCAGCGGGACTGGAGCAGCTCGTCCTGTTTCTCGAGGATCTGCGATATTCCGCCGAGGAGATCGACTGGCTGCGCGCTTCGGGCCTGTTCTCGAGCGGCTTTGTCGACAGCCTGGCGGAATTGCGATTTACCGGGGACCTCGACGCAATGCCCGAAGGGACGGTCTTCTTTCCCGACGAGCCGGTGCTGCGGGTGACGGCGCCCCTTCCTGAGGCGCAACTGGTGGAAACACGGCTCATCAACCTCATCCACTTCCAGACGGTGATCGCATCGGCGGCGGCGCGCATGGTCCTGGCGGCGCCCGGAAAACAGTTGATCGATTTCGGCTTCCGTCGTGCACACGGTGCCGAGGCGGGCACGTTGGCCGCGCGGGCAAGCTTCCTCGCGGGCTTCGCCGGCACGGCGACAATGGCTGCCAATCGCGACTTTGGCATCCCCGTCTTCGGGACCATGGCACATTCGTTCGTGCAGGCCCATGACGACGAGGCGACCGCCTTCGAGCGGTTCGCCCGCGTGCGACCGAAGGCCCTCACCTTGCTGATCGATACGTACGACACGGAGCGCGGCGCCCGCATCGTGGCAGCACTCGCGCCGCGCCTCTCCGCCGAAGGCATCGCCATCGCGGCGGTGCGCCTCGACAGCGGTGACCTCGCCGCCCACGCCCGTGCGGTGCGTGCCATCCTCGACGCCGCCGGCCTGCAAGACGTGCGCATATTCGCCAGCGGGGGGCTCGACGACCAGACGCTGCTGTCGCTTTGCCGCGATGGTGCGCCGATCGACGGATTCGGCGTAGGCACCAGCCTGACGACCTCGTCCGATGCGCCGGCGCTCGACTGCGCCTACAAGCTGCAGGAGTACGCCTCTCGCGCCCGGCGCAAGCGCAGCGAGGGCAAGGCCACCTGGCCGGGCCGGAAGCAAGTGCACCGACGCTACGATCGCGACGGCACCATCGCCGACGATATCGTCGCCCTGCCGGACGAATCGGTCGAAGGCGAGGCCCTTCTGCATCCGGTGATGCGGAACGGACGCCGCATAACTGAACTGCCCGCTCTGGCGAAGGCGCGCAGCCGTGCGGCGGCCTCGTTGGCCAGGTTGCCTCCGGCATTGCGCAGGCTCGAGCCGGGCCGGGTGCCGGTCCGGATCAGTGCCGGCATACGCGGGCTTGCCGAGGAGCTGGATCGCCAGCGGAGGGACATATGA
- a CDS encoding phosphoribosyltransferase, which yields MRFRDRTEAGRRLAAALSGYRDRKLVVLALPRGGVPVAAEVAKALGAPLDIMLVRKIGAPGQPEVALGAVADGHRPIIVRNEAVISATGATPLEFNEICARETAEIERRHQRYLGNRAPTDLRGRTAIVVDDGIATGATMRAALQAVRSREPAGLVLAVPTAPPSTLDSLHGEADAVICLTSPDWFGSVGEFYDDFRQVSDQEVVDILAAAQPATT from the coding sequence ATGCGCTTCCGTGATCGAACCGAGGCCGGCCGGCGCCTAGCCGCGGCGCTTTCCGGATACCGTGACAGGAAGCTCGTCGTTCTTGCGCTTCCGCGAGGGGGCGTTCCTGTTGCGGCCGAAGTGGCGAAGGCACTTGGCGCGCCGCTGGACATCATGTTGGTCCGCAAGATCGGTGCACCTGGCCAGCCCGAAGTGGCTTTGGGCGCCGTCGCCGACGGCCATCGTCCAATCATCGTGCGCAACGAGGCGGTCATCTCGGCGACAGGCGCCACGCCGCTCGAGTTCAACGAGATCTGTGCCCGCGAAACTGCCGAGATCGAACGCCGCCATCAGCGCTATCTCGGCAATCGCGCGCCCACGGATCTGCGGGGTCGCACGGCGATCGTCGTCGACGACGGCATTGCGACGGGTGCCACGATGCGCGCCGCCCTGCAGGCCGTTCGGAGCCGCGAGCCGGCCGGGCTGGTGCTTGCGGTCCCGACAGCGCCCCCAAGCACGCTCGACTCTCTCCACGGCGAAGCCGATGCCGTCATTTGCCTCACCAGCCCGGATTGGTTTGGTTCCGTTGGCGAATTCTATGACGACTTCCGGCAGGTTTCCGATCAGGAGGTCGTCGACATTCTCGCCGCCGCCCAGCCTGCCACGACCTGA